The following proteins come from a genomic window of Geomonas sp. RF6:
- a CDS encoding hybrid sensor histidine kinase/response regulator, which translates to MADSDLLEELLDTFRLEAEDLLVSLSTLLVALEQEALPEKRQPLVENLFRRMHTLKGAAHAVNLLDVAESCQSLEGVFASLKRGELHPERQLFTTLHSEINSISAALFGESHPLAGTLPAPLAAVAEPIEKGVPIEPPPEGARPKPRTEHEGAAGAGPERSWGQESVRVPTHLLEALLVQAEELLSAKLMASHLGGEIASMSGQLSALREERARGLELAHKVLRRGADAEEGRLAALLKGALEREGQLDHRIVSLTGRSDRSLRALSGMVDALLDDMKKLHLLPFGSLFSSFPKMVRDLSAELGKEAELFCHGGELEVDRRILAELREPFLHLLRNVLDHGIESPEARRRRGKPAGGRITIRVRHLDGNRAEVTLSDDGQGIDPSRLKAAAVAQETITAEQAAHLSEAETLALVFESGISTSSMITNLSGRGLGLAIVREALEKLGGHVTVASRKGEGTEFRMVLPLSFAMMKALLVQCCGRPCLLPAASVEVTARIPVEDIRTVENRETVRVEGETLSFVRLSELLELTERMDRERGQQPVVVLAAGEKRIAFAVDEVVGMLEVLTKPLGPQLRRVRNVSGACVLGDGSVVPLLNTNDLFRSALSVSGGARAAGAAPSQRKVVSVLVAEDSITSRTLLKNILEASGFRVRTAIDGSDALAILREEDFDVVVSDVEMPRLNGFELTTAIRADRRLSELPVILVTGLESREDRERGIDVGANAYIVKSSFDQSRLVETIGKLA; encoded by the coding sequence ATGGCAGACAGCGATTTACTGGAAGAGCTCCTGGATACGTTCCGCCTGGAGGCGGAGGATCTCCTCGTGTCGCTCTCCACCCTCCTCGTCGCGCTGGAGCAGGAGGCGCTCCCCGAGAAGCGCCAGCCTCTGGTGGAAAACCTCTTCCGCCGGATGCACACCCTGAAGGGGGCGGCACATGCGGTGAACCTTCTCGACGTGGCGGAGAGCTGCCAGTCGCTGGAGGGGGTATTCGCGTCGCTAAAGCGGGGTGAGCTGCACCCGGAGCGGCAGCTCTTCACCACCCTGCACTCGGAGATCAACTCCATCTCGGCCGCTCTCTTCGGGGAGAGCCATCCACTGGCCGGCACGCTTCCGGCGCCACTCGCCGCCGTCGCCGAGCCCATAGAGAAGGGTGTGCCGATCGAACCCCCTCCGGAAGGAGCGCGGCCGAAACCGCGGACCGAGCACGAGGGCGCCGCCGGGGCCGGTCCGGAGAGGAGCTGGGGGCAGGAGAGCGTGAGGGTGCCGACGCACCTCCTCGAGGCGCTCCTGGTGCAGGCTGAGGAGCTTCTCTCCGCAAAGCTCATGGCGTCCCACCTGGGGGGGGAAATTGCCTCCATGAGCGGGCAACTGAGCGCTCTGAGGGAGGAAAGGGCGCGCGGGCTCGAGCTTGCGCACAAGGTGCTGCGTCGCGGCGCGGACGCCGAAGAGGGGAGGCTCGCGGCGCTTCTTAAGGGGGCATTGGAGCGGGAGGGGCAGCTCGATCACCGGATCGTTTCCCTCACAGGACGCTCCGACAGGAGCCTCAGGGCTCTGTCCGGGATGGTGGACGCTCTCCTCGACGACATGAAGAAGCTGCACCTCCTCCCGTTCGGCTCTCTCTTCAGCTCATTCCCGAAGATGGTGCGCGACCTGTCGGCGGAACTCGGGAAGGAGGCGGAGCTCTTCTGCCACGGCGGCGAGCTGGAGGTAGACCGGCGCATCCTCGCCGAGCTTCGTGAGCCCTTCCTGCACCTGTTGCGCAACGTGCTCGATCATGGCATAGAATCTCCCGAAGCACGGCGCCGGCGCGGGAAGCCCGCCGGGGGGAGGATAACGATCCGGGTGCGGCACCTCGACGGGAACCGGGCGGAGGTGACCCTATCGGACGACGGCCAGGGGATCGATCCTTCCAGGCTGAAGGCGGCCGCTGTGGCCCAGGAGACGATCACGGCCGAGCAGGCCGCACACTTGAGCGAGGCGGAGACGCTGGCGCTTGTTTTCGAGTCCGGCATCTCCACGAGCTCCATGATCACGAACCTCTCGGGGCGCGGGCTTGGGCTCGCCATCGTGCGTGAGGCGCTGGAAAAGCTCGGCGGGCACGTGACGGTCGCATCCCGCAAGGGAGAAGGGACCGAATTTCGCATGGTGCTCCCGCTCTCCTTTGCCATGATGAAGGCTCTGCTGGTACAGTGCTGCGGGCGCCCCTGCCTCCTCCCGGCCGCCAGCGTGGAGGTGACCGCCCGCATCCCCGTCGAGGATATAAGGACGGTGGAGAACCGTGAGACGGTCCGCGTGGAGGGGGAAACACTCTCTTTCGTGCGCCTTTCCGAGCTCCTGGAGCTCACCGAGCGGATGGACCGCGAGCGCGGGCAGCAGCCGGTGGTGGTCCTCGCGGCGGGGGAGAAACGGATCGCCTTTGCGGTGGACGAGGTGGTGGGAATGCTCGAGGTGCTGACAAAGCCGCTCGGGCCGCAGCTGCGCAGGGTGCGCAACGTCTCCGGGGCGTGCGTCCTCGGGGACGGCAGCGTAGTGCCGCTTCTGAACACCAACGACCTCTTCCGCTCCGCCCTCTCGGTGTCGGGGGGGGCTCGTGCCGCCGGTGCCGCCCCGTCGCAGCGAAAGGTGGTGTCGGTATTGGTGGCTGAAGACTCCATCACCTCGCGCACCCTTCTGAAGAATATCCTCGAGGCCTCCGGCTTCCGGGTCAGAACCGCCATCGACGGGAGCGACGCCCTCGCGATCCTTCGGGAGGAGGATTTCGATGTCGTCGTGTCTGACGTGGAGATGCCGAGGCTGAACGGGTTTGAACTCACGACGGCGATACGCGCGGACAGGAGGCTTTCGGAGCTTCCGGTGATTCTGGTGACCGGGCTCGAATCGCGCGAGGACCGGGAGCGCGGGATCGACGTGGGGGCGAACGCCTACATCGTGAAGAGCAGTTTCGATCAGAGCAGGCTGGTGGAGACGATCGGGAAGCTGGCCTGA
- a CDS encoding hybrid sensor histidine kinase/response regulator, which produces MGSSPHTILVVDDSPTQAKLLEQILQQEGFRVLVAHNGREAFETVCAEQPDLLISDIMMPEMDGFELCRGVRETAGVGGIPIILLTLLDNPADVLRSLEAGATYFISKPYNRELLLSRIRASIERGPDRSGGGGARLDVEYRGHHYSIPAEKDQIVDLLLATYEMAVDKNQELNSAKQALRVLNRELEKRVAERSAALSAETAERLAALEELRRKDEVLMQQSRQAAMGEMIGNIAHQWRQPLNGVGLLIQDITLCFEDGDFSREYLEATTKKIMQLIQHMSQTIDDFRNFFMPDKEKVSFDVHQVVVRTLTLVAGDFSDKGIRREVVAQDHPTITGYPNEFSQVLLNMFSNARDAHLERKTENPWVKVTLSSQEGRALVLVEDNAGGIPEEIIGRIFEPYFTTKEQGKGTGVGLYMAKNIVEKNMNGSLTVCNTPVGVQFRIEV; this is translated from the coding sequence ATGGGTAGCTCCCCCCACACGATACTCGTTGTCGACGACAGCCCGACCCAGGCGAAGCTCCTGGAGCAGATCCTCCAGCAGGAGGGGTTCCGGGTCCTCGTGGCGCACAACGGCCGGGAGGCGTTCGAGACGGTGTGCGCGGAGCAACCGGATCTTCTCATAAGCGACATCATGATGCCGGAGATGGACGGCTTCGAGCTGTGCCGAGGGGTGAGAGAGACCGCGGGGGTGGGGGGGATTCCGATCATACTCCTTACCCTGCTGGACAACCCGGCCGACGTCCTGCGCTCCCTGGAGGCGGGGGCTACCTACTTCATCTCCAAGCCGTACAACAGGGAGCTCCTCCTCTCCCGCATCAGGGCGAGCATCGAGCGCGGCCCCGACCGCTCGGGGGGGGGCGGTGCGAGGCTCGACGTGGAGTACCGCGGCCACCACTACTCCATCCCCGCAGAAAAAGACCAGATCGTCGACCTCCTCCTTGCCACCTACGAGATGGCGGTGGACAAGAATCAGGAGCTAAACAGCGCAAAGCAGGCGCTGAGGGTGCTGAACCGGGAGCTGGAAAAGCGGGTCGCGGAGCGCAGTGCCGCCCTCTCTGCCGAGACGGCAGAGCGCCTCGCCGCCCTGGAGGAGCTGCGCCGCAAGGACGAGGTCCTCATGCAGCAAAGCCGTCAGGCGGCGATGGGGGAGATGATCGGCAACATCGCCCACCAGTGGCGCCAGCCCCTGAACGGGGTGGGGCTCCTCATCCAGGACATCACCCTCTGTTTTGAGGACGGCGACTTCAGCCGCGAGTACCTGGAGGCGACCACCAAAAAGATCATGCAGCTCATCCAGCACATGTCTCAGACCATAGACGACTTCAGGAACTTCTTCATGCCGGACAAGGAGAAGGTTTCCTTCGACGTGCACCAGGTGGTGGTGAGGACCCTGACCCTGGTCGCGGGGGACTTCTCCGACAAAGGGATCCGCCGCGAGGTCGTGGCACAGGATCATCCGACGATCACGGGGTACCCGAACGAATTTTCCCAGGTTCTCCTCAATATGTTCAGCAACGCCCGCGACGCCCATCTGGAGAGGAAAACGGAGAATCCCTGGGTGAAGGTGACCCTCTCTTCGCAGGAGGGGAGGGCGCTCGTTCTGGTGGAGGATAACGCGGGCGGCATCCCGGAGGAGATCATCGGCAGGATCTTCGAGCCGTACTTCACCACGAAGGAGCAAGGGAAAGGGACGGGGGTGGGGCTGTACATGGCGAAGAACATCGTGGAGAAAAACATGAACGGGAGCCTCACGGTGTGCAACACCCCCGTCGGGGTGCAATTCAGGATCGAGGTGTAG
- the cheB gene encoding chemotaxis-specific protein-glutamate methyltransferase CheB, translated as MIRVLVVEDSKTVQQALVSILNSDPEITVVGTASDGAEAVRAAMNLRPDLITMDINMPEMDGFEATRAIMSVAPTPIVVVTSQLDPKDSATLFRVMEAGALMVLAKPAPPGHPDREETVAKLIRNIKLMSEIKVVRRIQRGGAETRIPPAPPIAEPIRPGLIAIGASAGGPPVLEEILSALPADLAVPILIVQHMAEGFTVNFVNWLNHSSRLPVHLAVHGARPLPGTVYVAPDGQHLGVGAGERIILSPTPPDNGLRPSVAHLFRSVAAVYGKRAVGVLLTGMGRDGAEELRLIRDGGGVTVAQDQQTSVVFGMPGEAIRLKAASYVLPPPAIVALLTKLAAPQGGGNG; from the coding sequence GTGATCCGTGTTCTCGTCGTAGAAGATTCAAAGACAGTCCAGCAGGCGCTGGTGAGCATCCTGAACTCCGACCCGGAGATCACGGTGGTGGGGACGGCGTCCGACGGCGCCGAGGCGGTGAGAGCCGCCATGAACCTGCGCCCCGACCTCATCACCATGGACATCAACATGCCTGAGATGGACGGCTTTGAGGCGACGAGAGCCATCATGTCGGTCGCCCCCACCCCCATCGTCGTGGTGACGAGTCAGCTCGACCCGAAGGATTCCGCGACCCTTTTCCGCGTCATGGAGGCCGGTGCCCTCATGGTGCTCGCCAAACCCGCCCCCCCTGGCCATCCGGACCGGGAAGAGACGGTCGCGAAGCTGATCCGCAACATCAAGCTCATGTCGGAGATAAAGGTCGTGCGCAGGATCCAGAGGGGAGGTGCGGAGACCCGCATTCCGCCGGCGCCGCCGATTGCTGAGCCGATACGCCCCGGGCTCATCGCCATAGGGGCGTCGGCGGGAGGGCCACCGGTACTGGAAGAGATCCTTTCGGCGCTACCGGCCGACCTCGCTGTCCCCATCCTCATCGTGCAGCACATGGCGGAGGGCTTTACGGTGAACTTCGTTAACTGGCTCAATCACTCCTCGCGACTACCGGTCCATCTCGCGGTGCACGGCGCGCGTCCCCTGCCGGGGACCGTGTACGTGGCGCCGGACGGACAGCACCTCGGGGTAGGGGCGGGGGAGCGCATTATCTTAAGTCCCACCCCTCCGGACAACGGGCTGCGACCCTCGGTTGCGCACCTCTTCCGCTCCGTGGCGGCGGTGTACGGAAAGCGCGCGGTCGGCGTCCTCCTGACGGGGATGGGAAGGGACGGCGCGGAAGAGCTGCGGCTGATCCGGGATGGCGGTGGCGTGACGGTAGCCCAGGACCAGCAGACGTCCGTCGTTTTCGGGATGCCGGGGGAGGCGATCAGGCTGAAGGCGGCGAGCTACGTCCTGCCCCCCCCCGCGATCGTGGCGCTCCTGACGAAGCTGGCGGCTCCCCAGGGAGGCGGCAATGGGTAG